The following coding sequences are from one Nonlabens arenilitoris window:
- a CDS encoding L-threonylcarbamoyladenylate synthase — MAQLVRIYEDNPSPKELQRIAKAMKDGALVIYPTDTVYGLGCDINHKGALEKVAKIRGVKLEKANFSFICESLSDLSEYVSQIDTATFKILKRNLPGPYTFILPGNNNLPSVFKKKKTVGIRVPDNSIAIGLVQALGNPIISTSIKDEDEVIEYTTDPSLIVEKWDKLVDYVIDGGYGDNVASTVIDLTGDEPVLIREGKGSVEL; from the coding sequence ATGGCGCAGTTAGTACGTATATATGAGGATAATCCTAGTCCTAAAGAATTACAACGTATCGCAAAAGCTATGAAAGATGGCGCGCTTGTAATTTATCCTACAGATACCGTTTATGGTCTGGGATGTGATATTAATCACAAAGGCGCATTAGAAAAAGTGGCCAAAATACGTGGCGTTAAACTTGAAAAGGCAAATTTCTCTTTCATTTGTGAAAGTTTAAGCGATTTAAGTGAATACGTGAGTCAGATTGACACCGCTACTTTTAAAATATTAAAACGTAATTTACCAGGTCCTTATACTTTTATATTACCGGGAAATAACAACCTACCATCTGTATTTAAGAAAAAGAAAACTGTTGGTATAAGAGTGCCCGATAACTCGATAGCGATAGGTTTAGTACAAGCATTAGGTAATCCTATTATATCTACATCTATTAAAGATGAGGATGAAGTCATTGAATATACCACAGATCCTAGTCTTATTGTTGAGAAATGGGATAAATTAGTTGATTATGTAATCGACGGTGGTTATGGTGATAACGTTGCCTCAACAGTGATCGATTTAACAGGTGATGAACCTGTATTGATTAGAGAAGGAAAAGGAAGTGTAGAGTTATAG
- a CDS encoding aldehyde dehydrogenase, which yields MNQILHDHKAQQDFFNSQQTKDVMYRITALQKLKSVIKLKEQEIYDVLASDLGKSEFETFITEYQVITSELDKYIKNTKKWSSPRKIRPSLLNFPSKARQYPEPYGNTLIISPWNYPFQLALAPLIGAVAAGNTVILKPSEFSTATSQLLQDIIDEAFIPQHVKVIQGDAAVAKELTSLKWDYIFFTGSPSVGKAIYQAAAKNLTPVTLELGGKNPCVIHESAQLKVAARRIVWGKFLNAGQTCIAPDYILVHESIKLKFIEHVKAEIINFFGKNPKESPDFPRIIREQHFNKLVEMLQGQEILTGGKHDVNNLYIAPTLLDEPSRESTVMQQEIFGPLLPIISYKSKNDLIDWISSYEKSLGAYLFCSHSNFEQWFINRFSYGGGVINDSIVQFVNDRLPFGGVGNSGIGNYHGKKTFETFSHLKSVVHRGTWIDIPVKYAPYDGKLNMVKKALRWL from the coding sequence ATGAACCAAATTCTCCATGACCATAAAGCGCAACAAGATTTTTTTAATTCTCAGCAAACTAAAGACGTTATGTATCGCATAACTGCATTACAAAAACTAAAATCGGTAATCAAGCTCAAGGAACAAGAGATTTATGACGTGCTAGCAAGTGATTTAGGTAAAAGTGAATTTGAGACATTTATAACAGAATATCAAGTTATTACAAGTGAATTAGATAAGTACATCAAGAATACTAAAAAATGGTCAAGCCCTAGAAAAATACGACCATCATTACTTAACTTTCCTTCAAAAGCGCGGCAATATCCCGAACCTTATGGGAATACTTTAATCATATCACCATGGAATTATCCTTTTCAATTGGCACTAGCTCCTTTAATAGGTGCTGTCGCTGCTGGTAATACCGTAATCCTTAAACCTAGTGAATTTTCTACCGCTACATCGCAACTGTTACAAGATATTATCGATGAAGCTTTTATACCACAACATGTAAAAGTCATACAAGGCGATGCTGCAGTTGCTAAAGAGTTGACCAGTCTCAAATGGGATTATATATTTTTTACTGGTAGTCCTTCAGTAGGAAAGGCCATTTACCAGGCTGCTGCAAAGAATTTAACTCCGGTAACACTTGAGCTAGGTGGTAAAAACCCATGTGTGATACATGAAAGTGCACAACTTAAGGTGGCTGCTCGTAGAATAGTCTGGGGAAAATTTCTCAATGCTGGCCAGACCTGTATAGCTCCAGATTATATTTTAGTTCATGAAAGTATAAAACTAAAGTTCATTGAACATGTAAAAGCCGAAATCATCAATTTCTTTGGTAAAAACCCAAAAGAGAGTCCAGATTTCCCTAGAATCATAAGAGAACAGCATTTTAATAAATTGGTAGAAATGTTACAAGGTCAGGAAATCCTCACTGGCGGTAAACATGATGTCAATAATTTATATATCGCTCCTACTTTATTAGATGAACCATCTAGGGAAAGCACGGTGATGCAGCAAGAGATATTTGGTCCTTTACTACCTATTATATCTTATAAATCTAAAAACGACCTTATCGATTGGATCAGTTCTTATGAGAAGTCATTAGGCGCTTACCTATTTTGTAGTCATTCAAATTTTGAGCAATGGTTTATTAATCGATTCTCCTATGGTGGTGGTGTTATTAATGATAGTATTGTTCAATTTGTGAATGATCGTTTACCATTTGGTGGTGTTGGTAATAGCGGTATAGGCAACTATCATGGTAAAAAAACTTTTGAAACCTTTTCTCATTTAAAAAGTGTTGTTCATCGTGGAACTTGGATCGATATACCTGTAAAATATGCACCTTATGATGGCAAATTAAACATGGTTAAAAAAGCATTGCGATGGCTCTAG
- a CDS encoding ABC transporter ATP-binding protein yields MIRLEHLQIGYGHCVIAQNDNNIACAKGKFITLIGANGTGKSTLLRAISNNQHIIKGNIYINDYNTNNISDLYKSKTISVVLTNREFSQFLTVEEILYLSRAPYTNFLGKLTPSDIDFVEEIMTDFEILKLRSRRLSTLSDGQLQRVLIARALVQDTPYIVMDEPTSHLDVHHKAEILLKLRDYCHQHQKCIIFSSHELSIALALADEVLAIHDLKLTHQSKAEFIGTGMLAKMFPSPLLNFKDGLLGLKINDDKSKTHNFKFFNPLQPLY; encoded by the coding sequence ATGATCCGTTTAGAGCACTTACAGATAGGATATGGTCATTGTGTTATTGCACAAAATGATAATAATATCGCTTGCGCAAAAGGTAAATTTATCACACTTATAGGTGCTAATGGAACTGGTAAATCAACCTTGCTGCGTGCAATCTCTAACAACCAACACATTATTAAAGGTAATATTTACATAAACGATTATAACACAAATAATATAAGTGATTTATATAAATCAAAAACTATATCAGTAGTCCTAACAAATCGAGAGTTTAGTCAGTTTTTAACAGTTGAAGAAATCTTATATTTAAGTCGTGCACCTTACACTAATTTTTTAGGAAAGCTTACACCATCAGATATTGATTTTGTGGAAGAGATCATGACTGACTTTGAAATCCTAAAATTGAGATCTCGTAGGTTATCAACATTAAGTGATGGACAATTACAACGTGTACTTATCGCTAGAGCATTAGTTCAAGACACGCCTTATATAGTCATGGATGAACCTACTAGTCATCTCGATGTACATCATAAAGCAGAAATCTTACTGAAACTTAGAGATTATTGCCATCAACATCAAAAGTGTATCATATTCTCTAGTCACGAGTTAAGTATTGCTCTAGCATTAGCAGACGAAGTACTCGCCATACATGATTTAAAACTTACTCATCAAAGTAAAGCAGAATTCATAGGAACAGGTATGCTCGCGAAAATGTTTCCATCACCATTACTAAATTTCAAAGATGGATTGTTGGGATTGAAAATAAACGATGATAAATCTAAAACCCATAATTTTAAATTTTTTAATCCTTTACAACCACTTTATTAA
- a CDS encoding RluA family pseudouridine synthase, giving the protein MKIKYFMSINNRILFEDNHLIAVNKQSGDLVQGDKTGDVILPDIIKEYIAVKYDKPGAVFLGVTHRLDRPTSGVVVFARTSKALPRMNKLFANHETRKTYWAVVEGTTPKNQDRLIHHLVRNTKQNKSYAHDHAVPNSKEAILSYKVVQKLDRYTLLEIALETGRHHQIRAQLSKIGCVIKGDLKYGARRSNKDGSIHLHARQLEFIHPVKKEPVKIIAPVPDGDAIWKAVSK; this is encoded by the coding sequence ATGAAAATTAAATACTTCATGTCTATTAACAATCGTATTCTTTTTGAAGATAATCACCTTATCGCCGTAAATAAGCAATCTGGTGATCTGGTACAAGGCGATAAAACAGGTGATGTTATTTTACCTGATATAATTAAAGAATACATTGCTGTAAAATATGATAAACCAGGTGCCGTCTTTCTAGGTGTTACACACAGACTGGATCGTCCTACTAGTGGCGTGGTGGTTTTTGCTAGAACCTCAAAGGCATTACCACGCATGAACAAGTTATTTGCAAATCACGAGACGCGCAAGACCTATTGGGCTGTTGTGGAAGGTACAACGCCCAAAAATCAAGATCGATTGATACATCACTTAGTACGCAATACAAAGCAGAATAAAAGTTATGCTCACGATCATGCCGTACCTAATTCAAAAGAAGCCATTCTATCTTATAAAGTTGTTCAAAAGCTGGATCGATATACCTTATTAGAAATAGCTCTAGAAACTGGTAGACATCACCAGATCAGAGCACAATTGAGTAAAATAGGCTGCGTGATTAAAGGTGATTTAAAATATGGTGCAAGACGCAGTAATAAAGATGGCAGCATCCATTTACACGCACGCCAGTTAGAATTTATTCATCCTGTTAAGAAAGAACCAGTAAAGATAATTGCGCCTGTGCCTGACGGTGACGCTATATGGAAAGCTGTTTCTAAATAG
- a CDS encoding ABC transporter substrate-binding protein — translation MKNLYFLLFSILLITSCKNNETSTTIENVKTSKLKYSDVEIKYATGFSINSTDTGYYITIKDPWPEADLEYSFKLEKDTSTVHRVPENDAPQIIKIPLQKVILSSTTHIPPVVLLNEQSTIIGFPGTDYISDTSVRALIDNGLVEELGQNQTISIEKVVTMQPDLVMGYGIDGDNPIYESIQKAGIPVIYNGDWIEMHPLGKAEWIKLFGVLYGKEKEADRIFKEIEKEYLETKKLAQSLESPSVIAGATWKENWYLPYGNSWQGKIIADANGDYIYANTTGTGSLSYHVERVLTDGQNADIWIAPGQYTSYRAMEEDNSAYSQFDAFKNRQAYTFALNVGARGGVTYYEEASMRPDLVLKDLVKILHPNSLPQHQLYFFKPLND, via the coding sequence ATGAAGAACTTATATTTTCTCTTATTTTCCATATTGTTGATTACGTCGTGTAAAAACAATGAAACCTCAACAACGATAGAAAATGTTAAAACATCTAAACTTAAATATTCAGATGTAGAGATAAAGTACGCCACTGGCTTTAGTATTAATTCCACAGACACAGGATATTACATCACCATAAAAGATCCATGGCCAGAAGCAGATCTAGAGTATTCTTTTAAACTAGAAAAAGATACATCAACAGTGCATCGTGTGCCAGAAAATGATGCACCTCAAATCATTAAAATACCATTGCAAAAAGTGATATTGAGTTCTACTACTCATATCCCACCTGTAGTTTTACTTAATGAACAATCTACAATTATAGGATTTCCTGGTACCGATTATATTAGTGATACTAGCGTAAGAGCGCTTATCGATAATGGACTCGTTGAAGAACTGGGACAAAACCAGACCATAAGTATTGAAAAAGTGGTGACCATGCAACCAGATCTAGTAATGGGATATGGTATCGATGGCGATAACCCTATTTATGAATCTATACAAAAAGCTGGCATACCTGTTATATACAATGGTGACTGGATAGAGATGCATCCATTAGGTAAGGCAGAGTGGATCAAACTATTCGGTGTTTTATATGGGAAAGAAAAAGAAGCTGATCGTATTTTTAAAGAAATTGAGAAAGAATATCTTGAGACCAAAAAACTTGCTCAATCCTTAGAATCTCCTAGCGTAATAGCTGGTGCTACATGGAAAGAGAATTGGTATCTACCTTATGGAAACTCGTGGCAAGGTAAAATTATTGCAGATGCAAATGGTGATTATATCTATGCAAATACCACAGGTACAGGTTCTTTATCATATCATGTAGAACGTGTCCTTACAGATGGGCAAAATGCTGATATATGGATAGCGCCTGGGCAGTATACCAGCTATAGAGCAATGGAGGAAGATAATAGCGCTTACAGCCAGTTTGATGCCTTTAAAAATAGACAGGCCTATACCTTTGCACTTAATGTAGGTGCACGTGGTGGCGTTACTTATTATGAAGAGGCTTCTATGAGACCAGATTTAGTTTTAAAAGATCTAGTTAAAATATTGCACCCTAATAGTTTACCGCAACATCAACTCTACTTTTTTAAGCCCCTGAACGATTGA
- a CDS encoding DUF2945 domain-containing protein, producing MIREGSNVSWKWGNGTAKGTVEKTYTDSITKTIDGNEVTRHGESGNKALYIKQDDGDMVLKLESEVKKA from the coding sequence ATGATTAGAGAAGGTAGTAATGTCTCATGGAAATGGGGAAACGGAACAGCAAAAGGAACAGTAGAAAAAACTTATACAGATTCAATTACTAAAACCATAGATGGTAACGAAGTTACCAGACACGGAGAAAGTGGTAATAAAGCGCTATACATTAAACAAGATGATGGTGATATGGTTTTAAAATTAGAAAGTGAGGTTAAAAAGGCCTAA
- a CDS encoding DUF2200 domain-containing protein — protein sequence MKVTAEKNEKVAQMIFGSVYPHYLSRIEKNGRTKEELDQVIEWLTGYDANRVQTLIDEKATFETFYNEANMHPNAHLIKGVICGYRIEDIEDDFLIYRQCRYLDKLVDELAKGRKMEKIMR from the coding sequence ATGAAAGTAACCGCCGAAAAAAATGAAAAAGTAGCCCAAATGATTTTTGGGTCGGTTTATCCTCATTACTTGAGTAGAATAGAAAAGAATGGTAGAACTAAGGAAGAATTAGATCAGGTAATAGAATGGCTCACCGGTTATGATGCAAATCGTGTACAAACTTTAATTGATGAAAAAGCAACATTTGAAACCTTTTATAATGAAGCAAATATGCATCCTAACGCTCATTTAATTAAAGGCGTTATTTGTGGATACCGTATTGAAGACATAGAAGATGATTTTCTAATCTATAGACAATGTAGATATTTAGATAAACTAGTAGATGAACTTGCTAAAGGACGCAAAATGGAAAAAATTATGCGTTAA
- a CDS encoding carbonic anhydrase — translation MKNINQIFDNNKEWIKSKLATDSTYFDKLASGQDPEILYIGCSDSRATAEEIMGLGPGDVFVHRNIANMASNLDLTAMGVINYAVEHLKVDHVVVCGHYGCGGVKAAMQSQDLGILNPYLRNIRDVYRMHKDELNAITDEDLRYRRLIELNVQEQCINVLKTSDVQIAFKRRGITVHGWVFDLATGELIDLKIDFAKILEDIMEIYHLD, via the coding sequence ATGAAAAATATAAATCAAATTTTTGACAATAATAAAGAATGGATCAAGTCTAAACTGGCAACAGATAGCACTTATTTTGATAAACTAGCCTCTGGTCAGGATCCTGAAATATTATACATAGGTTGTTCAGATAGTCGTGCTACCGCAGAGGAAATAATGGGACTAGGTCCAGGTGACGTTTTTGTACACAGAAACATCGCAAACATGGCTTCTAATCTAGATCTTACCGCTATGGGTGTAATCAACTATGCGGTTGAACATTTAAAAGTTGATCACGTCGTTGTTTGTGGTCATTATGGCTGTGGTGGTGTTAAAGCTGCAATGCAGTCACAAGATCTAGGTATTCTTAATCCTTATTTAAGAAATATACGTGATGTGTATAGAATGCACAAAGATGAGTTGAATGCCATCACAGATGAAGATTTACGATACAGACGTCTTATAGAATTAAATGTACAAGAACAATGTATTAATGTACTTAAAACCAGTGATGTTCAAATAGCATTTAAGCGCCGTGGTATCACGGTACATGGTTGGGTTTTTGACCTTGCTACAGGAGAACTTATCGACCTGAAGATTGACTTTGCTAAAATTCTGGAAGATATCATGGAAATCTATCACCTAGATTAG
- a CDS encoding ABC transporter substrate-binding protein — MKSLKIALDWTPNANHIGFYVAQQMGFYKNTGIDLQIIHAGEDHYKTTPAKKVELGLVNFALCPLESVMSYQTKAIPYSLQAIATLFKEDLSAIVCKSSSGIKSPKHLDGKSYASYKARYEDAIIKQMIINDGGSGTIEVQYPAKLGIWNTIKNNQVDATWIFMNWEGVIAQQQGLDLTTFKLKDYQIPYSYSPVIVVDSNTIKEQESIYSNFLNATKLGFIYAQENPDQAAQILKPHLPEADKSIDLMKCIKITCEAIGDKKSWGIMEPSRVNEFLKWLQEHQLENHNLKADSLFTNSLLTHH, encoded by the coding sequence ATGAAATCACTTAAAATTGCTTTAGATTGGACGCCTAATGCAAATCATATAGGCTTTTATGTCGCACAACAAATGGGGTTTTATAAAAATACCGGTATTGATTTACAAATAATACATGCTGGCGAAGACCATTATAAAACCACACCAGCAAAAAAGGTAGAACTAGGATTAGTCAATTTTGCATTGTGTCCTCTAGAAAGTGTCATGAGCTATCAGACTAAAGCAATTCCTTACTCGCTTCAAGCGATAGCAACTCTTTTTAAAGAAGACCTAAGTGCCATAGTATGTAAATCTAGTAGCGGTATTAAATCACCTAAACATCTTGATGGTAAATCTTATGCCAGCTATAAGGCACGATATGAAGATGCTATCATAAAACAAATGATAATTAATGATGGTGGATCTGGCACTATAGAAGTTCAATATCCAGCTAAGTTAGGTATATGGAATACAATTAAAAATAATCAAGTAGACGCAACGTGGATCTTTATGAATTGGGAAGGCGTTATAGCGCAACAACAAGGTCTGGATCTAACTACATTTAAATTAAAAGATTATCAAATCCCATATTCTTACTCACCTGTTATCGTAGTTGATAGTAATACAATAAAAGAACAAGAATCCATATATTCAAATTTTCTTAATGCTACTAAATTAGGTTTTATATATGCTCAAGAAAATCCAGATCAAGCCGCACAAATTTTAAAACCACACTTACCAGAAGCAGATAAATCTATCGATTTAATGAAGTGTATTAAAATTACGTGTGAAGCTATAGGTGATAAAAAAAGTTGGGGCATTATGGAACCTTCTAGAGTAAATGAATTTTTAAAATGGTTGCAAGAGCATCAGTTAGAAAACCATAATCTTAAGGCAGATTCACTATTTACAAATTCATTACTAACACACCACTAA
- a CDS encoding iron ABC transporter permease — protein MKNKVLLLLIIAVIALFIADICLGTVLIKPHKIWGVLIGANNSASENYIITQLRLPRAVMALLTGAGLAIAGLLMQTLFRNPLAGPFVLGISSGAGLGVAIVVMGSAILGISAVSGLGLVTASVIGSILVMMLIILMSLRIKDTMGLLIVGLMVGSLSSAVVGILSYFSSSEQLKRYVFWSLGSLGNLEWSDILILTIILLISSLLVIVILKPLNAMLLGETYARSLGINIKSTRWIIIIITSLLAGSITAFAGPIAFIGLAVPHLARLLLPTVNHKILIPTAVLLGASLLLACDIISQLPFSNYSLPINAVTSLLGAPLVIWLILRKRNLHF, from the coding sequence TTGAAAAACAAAGTCCTTCTTTTATTAATCATAGCTGTTATTGCGCTGTTCATAGCAGACATCTGTCTAGGTACGGTTTTAATAAAACCGCATAAGATTTGGGGCGTATTAATAGGTGCAAATAATAGCGCATCAGAGAATTATATTATTACTCAACTGCGTTTGCCGCGTGCGGTTATGGCTCTTTTAACTGGTGCTGGACTTGCGATTGCTGGATTATTGATGCAAACACTATTTAGAAATCCACTAGCAGGACCATTTGTATTAGGTATATCATCTGGTGCAGGATTAGGTGTCGCTATAGTTGTTATGGGAAGTGCTATTTTAGGAATTAGTGCAGTCTCTGGGTTAGGACTTGTAACGGCTAGTGTTATAGGTAGTATATTGGTAATGATGCTTATTATTCTCATGTCCTTGCGCATTAAAGATACTATGGGATTACTTATCGTTGGGTTAATGGTAGGTAGCTTAAGTAGTGCTGTAGTTGGCATTTTATCATATTTCAGTTCTAGCGAGCAATTGAAACGTTATGTATTTTGGTCTTTGGGTAGTTTAGGTAATCTTGAATGGAGCGATATTTTAATTTTAACGATTATTTTATTGATTTCTAGCTTACTAGTAATTGTCATATTAAAACCACTCAATGCGATGTTGTTAGGTGAGACCTATGCTCGCAGTTTAGGAATCAATATCAAGTCTACTAGATGGATCATTATAATCATTACTAGTTTATTGGCTGGTAGCATAACCGCATTTGCAGGACCTATAGCATTTATAGGACTTGCGGTACCTCATCTAGCACGATTGTTATTACCTACGGTTAATCATAAAATATTAATTCCTACCGCTGTTTTACTAGGTGCTTCACTCCTATTAGCATGTGATATTATATCACAATTACCTTTTTCAAATTACTCTTTACCTATTAATGCAGTGACCTCATTGTTGGGCGCACCATTAGTAATTTGGCTTATCTTAAGAAAACGTAATTTACATTTTTAA
- a CDS encoding peroxiredoxin family protein, with product MKNLYLLLYILVAGCQSNVPKELKSGSWRLTLDLGNDKELPVLTEVTEESHIILINDKERIMVDDVIMKDDSITFQPPIFEGIFKGVFVDETTIKGDFIKPSLDRVVPFTMQYGDQQRFQVGTKEPTTNITGKWETVFSPDNDEDRYIALGIFNQHGQHVTGTFRTTTGDYRYLDGVIEGDQLKLSTFDGAHAFLFEATVTDSTLTGVFYSGNHWQEPFTARLNNSYELPDAKELTFLKEGYDQLDFNFKDSNGDTISLSDPQYKNKVVLVQLLGSWCPNCMEETQFYVDYLKTNPETDIQIIGLAFEYARTEEKAFESIERMKKQLEIPYPVLLAQYGNVDKKVAQEKLPMLNHLLSYPTTIYIDKKGKVRRIHTGFNGKATGDSHLKFKDDFYLYLNSLSAE from the coding sequence ATGAAAAATTTATATCTATTACTTTATATTTTAGTAGCTGGTTGTCAATCTAACGTTCCCAAAGAATTAAAATCGGGCTCGTGGCGATTGACACTAGATCTAGGTAATGATAAAGAATTACCTGTATTAACAGAGGTTACAGAAGAATCACATATCATTCTTATCAATGATAAAGAACGTATCATGGTTGATGACGTTATTATGAAGGATGATTCTATAACTTTTCAACCACCTATTTTTGAAGGAATATTTAAAGGCGTTTTTGTAGATGAAACCACTATTAAAGGAGATTTTATAAAACCTAGTCTAGATAGAGTAGTGCCATTTACTATGCAATATGGTGATCAACAAAGATTTCAAGTAGGAACAAAAGAGCCTACTACCAATATTACCGGTAAATGGGAAACCGTATTTAGTCCCGATAATGATGAGGATCGATACATTGCATTGGGAATTTTTAATCAGCATGGCCAGCATGTGACAGGAACTTTTAGAACCACGACAGGCGATTATCGTTATCTAGATGGAGTGATAGAAGGTGATCAATTAAAGCTCTCTACTTTTGATGGTGCACATGCTTTCTTATTTGAAGCAACGGTAACAGACTCAACTTTGACTGGTGTTTTTTACAGTGGTAATCACTGGCAAGAGCCCTTTACAGCACGACTTAATAATTCTTATGAACTACCTGACGCTAAGGAATTGACCTTTTTAAAAGAAGGATATGACCAGTTAGACTTCAACTTTAAGGATTCTAATGGTGATACCATTTCATTAAGTGATCCACAATACAAAAACAAAGTAGTACTTGTACAATTATTAGGATCTTGGTGCCCAAATTGTATGGAAGAAACTCAATTCTATGTAGATTATTTAAAAACTAATCCTGAAACCGATATACAGATTATCGGTCTAGCTTTTGAATATGCTCGTACAGAAGAAAAGGCATTTGAGTCTATAGAGCGTATGAAAAAGCAATTAGAAATTCCTTATCCTGTTTTGCTAGCCCAATACGGTAATGTAGATAAGAAAGTAGCGCAAGAGAAATTACCGATGCTTAATCATTTATTATCTTACCCTACGACTATTTACATCGATAAAAAAGGGAAAGTAAGACGTATCCATACTGGTTTTAATGGTAAAGCAACTGGTGATTCTCATTTGAAATTCAAAGATGATTTTTACCTTTATTTAAACTCGTTGTCTGCTGAGTAA
- a CDS encoding alpha/beta fold hydrolase: MPYLEKTTAQHDADVSIYFEDQGEGQPIILIHGWPLSGAMWEYQTPVLIENGYRVITYDRRGFGKSSRPWNGYEYHTMAEDLNDLIEQLEIEDVILVGFSMGGGELARYVGTFGTSKIDKLVFMSSIAPYLLQTEDNPNGAPNDVFEGMENGIKKDRAGFLKDFGPGFVNYEDNKDRISQAQLDYNFQIAIDASPKGTLDCINAFGRTDLREALKKIDIPTLFIHGDADNIVPIEPSSKQGHSIVENSQLEIIKDAPHGLYVTHKEEVNKILLDFIK, translated from the coding sequence ATGCCTTATTTAGAAAAAACAACTGCACAGCATGATGCAGACGTGAGTATATATTTTGAAGACCAAGGAGAAGGACAACCTATAATCCTTATACATGGATGGCCATTAAGTGGTGCTATGTGGGAATATCAAACGCCCGTGTTGATTGAAAATGGATATCGTGTCATTACATATGATCGACGAGGTTTTGGTAAATCATCACGACCTTGGAATGGTTATGAATACCATACTATGGCTGAGGATTTAAATGATCTCATTGAGCAACTAGAAATTGAAGATGTAATTTTAGTTGGATTTTCCATGGGTGGTGGCGAGCTAGCGCGGTATGTAGGAACATTTGGAACTAGTAAAATTGATAAACTTGTTTTCATGAGTTCTATTGCACCTTATTTACTACAAACAGAAGATAATCCTAATGGTGCGCCTAATGATGTATTTGAAGGTATGGAGAATGGTATTAAAAAAGATCGCGCTGGATTCTTAAAAGATTTTGGACCTGGGTTTGTTAATTATGAAGATAACAAGGATCGCATATCTCAAGCGCAATTAGATTATAATTTTCAAATAGCAATAGATGCAAGTCCTAAGGGTACTTTAGATTGTATAAATGCTTTTGGTCGCACAGACTTAAGAGAGGCACTCAAAAAAATTGATATCCCTACTCTATTCATTCATGGTGACGCAGACAACATTGTTCCTATAGAGCCTAGTTCAAAACAAGGCCATTCAATAGTAGAGAATTCTCAGTTAGAAATCATAAAAGACGCTCCACACGGACTATATGTGACGCACAAAGAAGAAGTCAATAAAATTCTATTAGATTTTATAAAATAA